The DNA segment caaAGCAAGCACGTGGGCAGAGTGGATAACAGCTGCCCCTTGAAAACCTCATTTGTAATTCtaattattctttttaaaaattattattatttcaataATCTCTTTCTGCACTGCTACAAATTTCCAGAGCAGCTATTTCCTCCCGTGCCTCATGTGAACGTGGAGTGTTGCGAATCCATCAAACCGTGGTGAGGGATCCTTCATGGGATATCCATGGGCTGGGCAGGCACAGATGGAGCCAGGCTCACCTGCAGCCACATGGATTCGGTGTCCCACAGCCACGctgactgtccctgtcccataaGCTGTGCCCATGGCTCAGACCCAGCTGCAATGTGGCTACTCAGGGGCCACTTGCAAGTTTTTGGCTGCTGTCTCAGCTTTGGCAGCTTCCCTGCTTCTCCCTGGCACCCTCACAGAATTTCTCAGGTTAGGAAAGACCTCGAAGATCATCAGGTCTAAGCCAAGCCCACCACCAAACCCTGTCCCCATCGTCACACTCCTGCCTGCACCATTCCCATCTCCTTGGCTTACTTCCCTccttaaacacatccagagctCATCAACAGCTTGCATGTGGAGGAAGGGGCTATGCAACATGAGCAGGGCCTTTAAACCTCCCATTCCTGCCCCTTTGCAGTCAGCACCTCCCTGATTTCATGGCAGGAATGCCTTCAGGTTTGGCCATCCCTGATTGTCACCTCTGTGGTTCCCCTCTGGTTTAGGAGGAATGGGGGAAAGACTCCTTGGGGAGCCTGCCTGCAGTGAGACCCCAAAACAGCACAGATCAGCCTGGCTCTTCccctcttccttctccctgcCTCCCCTTCCCAATCTCTTTGTGTATCTTCCCCTTATTCCACTCAAACAGtataaaaacacaaaaatgcCCCTGCCAGAAACTCCTCAGAGCTTGGCTGAGCCCCCTCTTTGCTTGGGGGGGCACATACACAAGGCCACTTTGCACCCTGTCACCAAACCCTTgttttcccattcccaacccAATTTCTGGGGCTGAAAACTTtgatttttgtgttttccaAAGCTGCTGGCATTTTGCAAACAAGAACCCAGAAACACCAGCAGCAATCCCTGGAGcccatatatgtgtgtgttttgcTGCTGGGGGTGAAGCCAGCCAGTGGCTGTACCCCCCAAATTCTGCTAAAGTATGGCTTGGGTGCCTTCTCAGCCCAGCCACCTCCCAGCCTGGACCCTCCTGATGGAGATGAACCCCAGCCCTGTGGATTGGTGCTGGCAGGACTGTGGCACGGCTCTGGGAAGGGAGCCTGGCCCCGGCGTTGCGACACAGATGAGGTTTTTTGTATTCCAAAACAAGGGCTGATAATGGAGGGCACGGGGCCGGAGCCGCGGGAGGCTGCTAAGCTAAATGAGACAGGAAGCACGTAATTAAATTAGATACAGAGCAGCATGGAGACATCTGAGTACACACACGGGGCTGGGCTGAGAGGCTATTGCATAAccctgggaagagctgcagtATGAAATGTCTCACCTAGGGCAGCCCGTGCTGGCCAGCTGcctggccctgagcagccccatcggaagggagaggcagaaaagctgccccagggagcagagggctcagctgctggctgtggcacagTGGGCACAGGCTCTGTGCCAGCCTTGGTGAGGAGGTTTTGCTGGAACAGCCCAATCCTGCTCCCAGTCCAGGGCTCAGACCTGCACATGTGGATCTGGCACTGCCCTGAGTCCAGAGCTACTCTGCAGCCAAAACCTCTGTGCTTCttctggctgagctgctgtggtCCCCAAAAAGACACAGCCTTTGaccccttccctctctctctcaccATGGGCAGTCCTCCCCTCTGTTCCACTGTCAGCTTGGCCTCAcctgagcccagagctccaAAAGCTGCCACAGGGGACAAGgtaaaaccacacacacacacttgtcCAATGCACTtcatttctctggggaaaagcagcagggaagcagggcctgaagccaGGAGAGGGGCTCAGCAGGCTGCAGTCTCAAGGCAGAGATGTGCAGAGTTTCTCTGCTCTGGCTCACATCCCCCAGGCTCCTCACCAGTTGCAGTTGCTGCCATCCCAGCTGTGTTTTTGCCATAGTTACATTTGCTCCAAGCAGCACGTGGTTCCCAGCAcagtggctgtgccaggctccaTGGAGTTGCAGCCAGAAATCATCTGTCCCGTGTGCCTGTGACACGTGTCCAGGCTCCTGGAGGTTTTCCTCTCGGCATGACCATGCCTCAAACACCAGGGAGAGTTACCAGAGCATCCTGTGACTTTGCAGATCTGTGGCTGGGAGGATGGGCTGCAGTTCGAGAGGGGAAAGGGACAGAGGTGAACATTTCTACAGCATTTATGTGGAAAAACcagggaggagatggagctgTGGGTGATGAGGAGAAGGGGCACTGCCACCCTGAACCCTCTGgtcacctgctgcagctgggaggtgaGTGCCAAGCTGCCTTGGCATGATTTCCAGGTCCCCTTTCCAACCCTGAGCATTCAGTGACTCAGTGGAACAGCTGAGCGTGGGTGCCAGGAGCcactgctgctgtgacaccagtgctcccagcgtggtGCTGAACtgggctggagctccaggctggtGTGGCACTTCCAAAACTGATGCCAAGCGCTGTGCATGCTGTGGGTGTGCACAGACACCCTGTGGGTGTGCACAGACCTTCTCAGCAGCTGGACAGGCAAAAGCAACCTTCCAGCCTTTACTCTTCCATTTCTTCCCTGGAATCCAAGGATCACAGCTCTGATCTTGGTTTTAAGGCACAGAGAAGACATGAATAAGAGCTTGGTGTAGCTGCAGCCATTTATCTGTAACTGAATATCTGCTAACCAAGAAGGCTTGGTTATTTGAGTGAAAATCCCCAGAGCCATCAGGAAGGAGGCTGCTCTTAGGTGAGGAGCTCCAAGTGAGTGTTCAGTCATTAGTCCTGATGCCTCCTTCCTGTCTGTCCATGAGCAAGACCATCCTGGGGCTCCTTGTAAGTGATGCGAGAAAGACAGGACTCTCCTTTACTTTTCAGTGGGGCTGAGgtccctcccagtgtctcccacCCAGATATCCTCATGctcctgctcccaaaggcagcttGAGAGGAGCCTCTCTCCCTGGCCCAGGGCCCAGATGGCTTCGTGCTGCcactctgctggcagagctcatGTCTCCTGGGAAAGATGCTCTGGCAAAGGGAAAGATGCTCTGGCAATGTGCAGAGGATGATGAATGCAGGCAGCAAGGGTAGGAGACAGCCTGAGCTCTGGAAAAACGTCTGAGCTGGGAAtagcagggaggaagggagaggaTGAGGAGTGGAAGTGGCAGCTGTGGCCTTGTGCTTGGCTGGCCATGAGCAGGGGGGTTAAGGGCACTGCcttccagagctgctgagctgggggaTTGCAGGGAGGGCAGCTCTGGGATCCTGTGTGAGCCTGACCTCACCATGGGTTGAGGATCCATGAAGATCCATGAGGTCCATGAGGATCCTGTTGGTCCTCACGGACCTCTGGCCCTCGTAGCACCAGACCCTGGGTTTTGCTGGTGTGCACTGGTTTAACCCTTTCCCTTCATCTTTCTCTTTTGCTGGCTCAGTCCCTCCCCTCCAGTTTCCAACCTCTGCCTGGCTTTTAATCTCCTTTCAATTCCAGGTCTCATCAGGATCCTCCATTATCAGATGCTTTCCCAGGTTTTGGCTCCTTTGATGTgcatcccttcccttccctcctctcaCCCCACACCCAGCAGGGAATTTGTGATGAAGAACTGCAACTTCAGCCAGACATTGTCCTTATACATTCCAGCTGTGAACTGGCAGTGCCATTGAGAGGGAAAGTGGAACCATTAGACCCCCCTGCTCCATCTGCATCCCCCAGGAAGCACAAACCCTGCTGACCCCGCTCGAACCACTGGGGCAGTGCGGGGTGCTTTGGaagccctggggcagcaggatgGAGCAGCGGGATGGAGCTGACGCCTCTCGGCGAGGGCTGCAGCGTCTGTCCTGTCCCTCGCTCTCCCACCCGCCGGCGGTTCATCAGCAGGCTCCACACGTCTCTGGAAACGAGCctgttttttcctgttcccGAGGAAGCGGCTATGACTGTGATGCTCAAGGACGAGCCTGGGCCTCCCACTCCCCCCTCCCTGAGCAGCGCACACAAACTTACCTAAGCTCTCCCCTTCAGGGGCGCTGCCTGAGCAGCCTTTGGTTGGCTGGAGGCTGCAGTGATGCCGGGTCCCCCTCCCGCTCTCCCGCCTCCCAGCCCGTATAAAGCGCGGCTCCGCGCCGCTGCCGCAGCCGCCAGCCGGGACCGCGGGGCAGCAGGGGCCGCAGCCGCCTGTCGCACCCGCTGGCACCCCCGCGAGGAGCCGATGAGTTGCTGGATGCCTGGGTGCCCAGCTCTCAGCATGTGCCGGGGCTTAGCCGCGCTGCCCATCACTTGCCTGGAAAGGTAAGGCGCTTCTGGGCGGCAGAGGGGTCGCAGCCGGACCAGCCTCTGCTGCCGCCGATGTGATGGCGGGGTAGAAAGAGGGATGCACAAAACAGCGCGGCCGAATGGCTCCTTGTGGCTGCTGCAtcccttctgctccccaggaggGGAGCACGGAGGTGAAACAAGcggagggggagagaggaggctggccagggctgtaCAAACACACCAGGGTTTTCTGCCTCTGCACAACTTGACGGCAGCAGGAGAATTTTTGTCAACACTGCCGAACTGTTGAGTGACATGTTGCTCCTCCTGCCAAGCCCCACGCTGCCGGCTTGACTTTTCAACCCTGATTTTCGTACGGGCGCCTGGGGACGCCTGAACGAGCCGCGGGCACGCAAATAGCAGCTGGGCCACACGCcgcctggggacaccctggggacagacAGGAGCcgctcctcctgccctgctgccgcAGACACCTCCCGGCAGGGACGTGCCTCCTCCGTGCCCTGGCCGCggggacaggcaggagcaccccagcccctggcacaggagcatcccagccCCTGGTACAGGAGCATCCCAGCCTCTGGAACAGGAGAGTCCCAGCCCCTGGCATAGGAGCGTCCCAGCCCCTGGTACAGGAgcatcccagcccctggcacaggagcGTCCCAGCCTCTGGAACAGGAgcatcccagcccctggcacaggagcatcccagcctctgaaacagcagcatcccagcccctggcacagcagcatcccagcccctggcacagcagcatcccagcccctggcacaggagcatcccagccTCTGGAACAGGAGagtcccagcccctggcacaggagcatcccagcccctggaacagcagcatcccagcccctggcacaggagcatcccagcccctggcacagcagcatcaGTGCTGCCGCTGCCTCCTGAAGCCATGGGGTAGGAGGATGGCGCTGCCCTCTCCACAGGCTCCTGGGAGCCCAGGGGCACCCCAAGAATCagagcaggggagcagcagcctggcaggcagcagggagatGCTCCCGCTGTGCCAACAGGAAGGAAATCGCTGTGTTTTTCCAGCGGAGCCCTGCCGGGAgagtgggatggggaagggaacCAGGTTAACCCcgaggagctgggggggctccagCAGCTTTTACCTGCCCCAGAGGAAAGAGCTTGTCGTGCTTTATATTCCATGTGTCTCTGCCCGGGAAGCGAGGAGAAAACAGTCTCCCAGGCTTAATGTGCGGTTGCCAGGGAGCAGGAAAAGCAAGCAGGGAGCGTTTATTTCACACACCAGAGAGCCAAGAAGTGGCTGAAGCTGGGGAGCGagggctgtgcccctgccagTGGAGGGGTTGGGGGCAGCAGACTGATGGTGCAGAGATCCCACCTcacccctccctcccttccttccagaGCCAAGGATCTGAAGACCCGCTTGGGCATCCTGCTTCATAAACCCGAGCTGGGACACAAGAGTGGGAGCTCCAGcaagctgcagctgggctccagGCGCAGGtaagcccagcccagctctgccccaggtCCAGCCCGGGCCAAGCCCCCCTGGAGCAGCCGTTCCGGAGGGATGCTGCAGCCCATCTGCGCAGCACAGAGCACGGCTCCCCCTCCACGTAGTCCCACCCAGGCGGGCCGGGAAGGCGGATCACGGATCACTCCCCTGCTCCAGCGGCTATAAAATCCGGCAGGGGAACGGATGCTCTGGCATTAGGCACAGAGAGCAGGGCCTTGGCGAGAGGCAGGGCTCCTGCACTCCCTGGTGTCTCACACCAGTGGCTGGGATCCCCGGGGAATGCGGGCAGCATTAAACACAGAACACTAAATagtgctgctgagggcagggggTCTTCTGCAGaggaggctctgctgggccagcagaagAGGGCTTTTCTGAGCATCCCCTAAAGAACctcctggccagcagcatgGAGAGGAGGTCGGGTGAGCCATCAGGGAAGGTGAAAGAAAGGGAGGAGAGAGGAAAGAGAGCCCACAGGTAAAGGATATTGGCCCCTGGCTTTGGTTTCCTGCTAAGTGCCGCCGTGTCccgctgatggagctgctgaaaTGAAGTGCTCCCGTCCCTCACCGCTGGACACAGAGCCTCACatcctttttgtcttttccagAGACTCCTCCCAAGAGGTGCTGGAATGGAGGGAGTCCTTTGACCAGCTCCTCAAGAGCAAAAGTGAGTAgcatcttgttttcttctcctgGTGAGAGTGTGTAGGACAAATGTACTCATAGTGAGCTGTATGACTGGAGTCAGAGTGTGATGAAATCTCGCCTCCTCCTCAAATGAGGTGTTTTAGGACTTAGAAAGAGGTCCCTTTCCTGCCCAGATCTGAGGCACAGGGCTCATTGCCTGCCCCATGAGGCTGTACCCTTCCCTCCtggctgggattttttgggggggcagAAGTGCTGTACTGCCTTGGGATAGGAGCACTGTCACAGGCATCCCCTGAGGAGCAGCTCGCCAGGGGGAACATCATGGTATTCCCAAAGCACCCCTTTctccacactggggagaaggCAGTGCCTGCTCTCCGGGTCTGGTGGGAACAGCCGTGCAGCCACCTCCCCTCAGGCTTGTTCAGACAACTGCATTGCTGCCCTCTGCCTGTCTGTGCTGTGCCTCCGGGGATGGCTtttgcacagggagcaggaatGCAGCTGTTTGATTGAACAACCTTGCCCTTTTCCCACTCTGTGATGCACGGGGCTCCTGTGAGATACTGTCTCCCTCTCCCCATGCAGGCAGCTCCTTCAGACCCAGAGATGGGACCTCTTTTTTAGTCCTTACACTGAGCTCTGCACAATGGCAGTCTCCAAAACCAGTTTTGACAATTATAGAGATGATAAATTATAATGAGAGCCAAAATGAGATTGCTGACTATAACAAGCCAAGACCCTTGTAATTATCTAtttaccttttaaaaattattacctTGATTGAGCTTTGCAAAATTCAAATGGCAGAAGCGCCAAATTTTAATCCAAAAGTTGTTATCTACTTTAAAAGCTCTTCCTCAGCCAGCCAAAGTCCTTCCACAGCACTGGGGCCaagtgtatttttttcccccgtCTCCCTCACGTGCTGTGATGGCTGATGAGCATCTCTAGCTTTGTAACTTAATccaccctcccagcacagctttgcAATCCTTGCTGCAATTACTCTCCCATGCTCAGCATCTTGTTTCCCCCAGATGTGGGCTGAGAAATCAAAATCAAGGCACGGCTGCTCGGCTCCTGCAGCGTTCCGATGCGTCAGCGCGCTTCTCCTTAGGTAGAATTAGCTCTTTTCCAAAGCTGTAAAGAAAATACTCTGAAGCCTCATTACAGAAAGGTCAGATAAATAAAACCAGAGGATTACTTGTCTGTGGGAAAGGATTTTATTGGAGTCTAGAGGCCAATTAGCGGTGTCTCAGAGGGTGGAATTTGCCCGGAAGGAAAGGAAATCTGCGGATGTCACGGTCTGAGCTCCCAGGGCAACACTCGCCAGGGAGTGTCTGCTGCTGGTCCTCTTCCTCCCCACCTTCTTTCCCATTAAGTGCTCTTCTCTCCCTTCCATAGGTGGGGTAAATGCATTCCACACCTTCCTGAAGACTGAATTCAGCGAGGAGAACCTCGACTTCTGGCTAGCATGCGAGGACTTCAAAAAGACCCGGTCGAAAACCAAGCTGGCCTCCAAAGCCAACAGGATCTTCGAGGAGTTTGTCCAAAGTGAGGCGCCCAGGGAGGTGAGACCATTTTCTGTCACGTCAAATAGGGCGGGAAAGGAATAAAATATCCTGGTGGGTTTTATGAAAGTGCTGTTGGATCAGTGGGAAGGTGTGCTCTTGTTCCTGAGGGCTTTAATTTCTAACACCGCGCGGTCCATCACATAATGCTGGAACAGAAATTGAGTCTAACCATGAaatgtagcaggcacagggcatgCAAGGCCTCCCTGGTGGTCAGTTGTTTAAGATAAGAAATGCCTAGTCACGATGAGTAGACCTAAGAAGCCCCTCTTCCACCTTTGGACCCtcgttatctctctgtaagatGATAGGTCACTTTTGccttgacccttactattggactgTTTCCCAAAACTCCTGTACCCTCTATAAACCCATACTTCTGTCCAgtttggcagaagagctgtcactgagaccCTTTGCTGCCAACAAAGACACATCTGTGGAATGTGAAGCTCATACAgagcttctcctctctctccctgcatctGCTGCTGAGGCACTTAGCAAGCCAAGAGCTGAaaatcacaaatgagctgagaatcactaaagagctgatcTCACTTAAGAGCTGAGCTTGCTAAGACTGCCTGTGGCTCTGGAACCTGCCTGAGGGCCCTGGACAGGTTGTGCTTAACTGGAATTCTCTGTCTGGGACACCTACAGCAGCCGTTTTTGGGGAGACTCCAAAAACCCCGGAGCCACATTAGTGAAGGGATAGAAAGGTTTGTGAGTGTTATAGATGGATAATGAGATGATTGGCTCTCGCAACTAAAAGATAACTATTGTGTGAATATTAAGAAGAGCTTTTGTAATGTATAGTTATGTTGTTGTAGTTgagatgtcctctgttctccccatggTTCCGTTTCCCCCCGCCCCATCTTGCATCTATCAGATAGCTGGGGTTGTCtaagacaggaaaaaagaagGTGTGCACATGTGCCCCTTGCCTGGGGCAGTtgggaatggaaaagcttgTTGCTTAGGGGGTGAGGCATGGCAACACCTTACCTCCaatcaagttacaagaaagcagTCTCCACCGATAAATAGCACAGAAGAGCTGATTGacagactttgggaggggccagggctggctgatgcAACCCCCAGGGGTATAAAAGACTGAGCATCCATCTTGAAGATAAACTGGCCACGTGGGGCAGTTCCCAGCGCTGCAAATTTTTCCTTATGTagtcctttgttgtatttttgttagggtttaataaaccttttaaattttcaaagtgagcagcTGTCTCTCAGAGTGAGCATCTTCACCCTCATCTGAAGACAAAACCAGGGTTTTGTCCTCACAGAAGAGGACATTTTGTCTTCCTGTAGAAGAGGAACTAACATTTGTGGGCGCTGCTGCCTTGCAGGTAAACATCGACCACGAGACCAGGGAGATCACCCGCAAGAACCTCTCGGGGGCCACCTCGGCCTGCTTCAACGAGGCGCAGGCCAAGACGCGCACGCTGATGGAGAAGGACTCCTACCCGCGCTTCCTGAAATCCGCCTCCTACCAGGACATGACCAAGCAGGCCGCCAGCCGCGGCTCCAGCAAGCGCTCGCACACCTGACCCGCGGCCGGGCGACGAGCCAGGGGgccaggcacagggtgggacgCGGATTGCGAGGGCCGAGGCCCGTGTGGCGGGGTTCCGGCTGAAgttgtggaattttagcaggatccccagcaccctgagcGCTTCGGGAGCCGCCGGACGCGGCATTCCTCCCTGCCCGGGGGTGGGAGCCCGGAGCCTCCCCTCGCAGCCCGGCCGGAGATCTTTGCCACTGCGGACGCGGAAAGAATTCGGGCTTGAGCTGCGAGTGCAGCTCCAACTCAGCTCATTCAGAGATGGGATTCCCCTGAGCACCCACAAGAGCTCCCACCTGCTGCGGGGCCAGCACAGGACCTGCCACTCCCGCTCGCAGGGAATGGCCGGCATCAAAGCCCCGAGGCTACGTGGCAATTTCAGCTGGAAgcatcctgctcctgccttcTCCTGATCCCAAGATCCCAGCTGTGTCCTATGCATGCTCTGCATCGCAGCTTTCCACCTCCTTCCAGTGCAGTGATGATTTCATCCCTTGCTTGAGCTCCACGAGCTTCAGATTGCACCTAAGCTTAGGTCACGTGCGTGACGTTTTATCCCtgttattgttatttatttcatcatcattattattattattattatagcTATATTTATTACAGGAGCACTGCTAAAAGCACACAAGTGTATCCCTTGCTCCAAGGAGCttgtaaattaaattattttagctgTTGTAGCACTTAGCATGCCTCCCACCTTTTCTGTGTAATAATTTGAGAGGACCAGACAGATTTGTAGCACAATTTTGGAGCAAGGTACACCAgtagcagcagggagagctgctaGAGAGTTTGGATGGCAGTGCAAGGATGCTTTGCAGCCCATGTTGCTCCCTTTCTCCCCTTAAAGATGTGGAAGGCATCTCAGCAGCTAGTCCCAGGCAGGGAACAGAGAGGTCAAACAGGCACTTCGGAGAGCAACTCTATGGAAAACTTGATTTTCACACATGGGAGAGAAAACCCAGGGCTTTGCTTGGGTTTATAATTGGGCATGGTGTTCCCTTGGATGGTGAAACCAgtctgcagccacagcacttTATCAGAAACCCGTGGAGTGAGCGAAACCAGTCCCGGAATTCAGTGACTCGGGGGTGGCAGGACACATCACCaggccagagctgggagcagctcttcAGAAAGTCCCTCTCagcaggaattttggggtcctggaGAGGTGTGGGTC comes from the Passer domesticus isolate bPasDom1 chromosome 7, bPasDom1.hap1, whole genome shotgun sequence genome and includes:
- the LOC135304797 gene encoding regulator of G-protein signaling 16-like isoform X1, which translates into the protein MSCWMPGCPALSMCRGLAALPITCLERAKDLKTRLGILLHKPELGHKSGSSSKLQLGSRRRDSSQEVLEWRESFDQLLKSKSGVNAFHTFLKTEFSEENLDFWLACEDFKKTRSKTKLASKANRIFEEFVQSEAPREVNIDHETREITRKNLSGATSACFNEAQAKTRTLMEKDSYPRFLKSASYQDMTKQAASRGSSKRSHT
- the LOC135304797 gene encoding regulator of G-protein signaling 16-like isoform X2, giving the protein MERRSGEPSGKVKEREERGKRAHRDSSQEVLEWRESFDQLLKSKSGVNAFHTFLKTEFSEENLDFWLACEDFKKTRSKTKLASKANRIFEEFVQSEAPREVNIDHETREITRKNLSGATSACFNEAQAKTRTLMEKDSYPRFLKSASYQDMTKQAASRGSSKRSHT